A region from the Alnus glutinosa chromosome 5, dhAlnGlut1.1, whole genome shotgun sequence genome encodes:
- the LOC133869390 gene encoding probable alpha,alpha-trehalose-phosphate synthase [UDP-forming] 7, with amino-acid sequence MMSRSYTNLLDLASGNFPVMGREKKRLPRVMTVPGVISELDDDQANSVSSDVPSSLAQDRIIIVANQLPVKAKRRPDNKGWSFSWDEDSLLLQLKDGLPEDMEVLYVGSLRIDVDYSEQDDVSQVLLDRFKCVPAFLPPDILLKFYHGFCKQHLWPLFHYMLPFSANHGGRFDRSLWEAYVAANKIFSQRVIEVINPEDDYVWIHDYHLMVLPTFLRRRFNRLRMGFFLHSPFPSSEIYRTLPVREEILKALLNSDLIGFHTFDYARHFLSCCSRMLGLEYQSKRGYIGLEYYGRTVGIKIMPVGIHMGQIESVLKLADKEWRVGELKQQFEGKTVLLGVDDMDIFKGVNLKLLAMEQMLKQHPKWQGRAVLVQIANPARGRGKDLEEIQAEIQASCKRINKNFGQPGYEPIVFIDRPISLSERVAYYTIAECVVVTAVRDGMNLIPYEYIVCRQGVSGSESSSELSAPKKSMLVVSEFIGCSPSLSGAIRVNPWNVEATAEAMNESISMVDAEKQLRHEKHYRYVSTHDVAFWARSFFHDMERTCKDHFRRRCWGIGLSFGFRVVALDPSFRKLSIDSIVSAYSRSRNRAILLDYDGTVMPQTSINKTPSQQVISIINMLCSDVKNNVFVVSGRGRESLGKWFSPCKKLGIAAEHGYFMRWPGEEGWETCGQSNDFGWTHMAEPVMKLYTESTDGSYIETKESALVWHHRDADPGFGSGQAKEMLDHLESVLANEPVAVKSGQYIVEVKPQGVSKGLVAEKIFTAMMERGKQADFVLCIGDDRSDEDMFEIIGNAINSGVLSSNTSVFACTVGQKPSKAKYYLDDTTEVINMLEALAEASDPTSSPSDEDENSP; translated from the exons ATGATGTCTAGATCGTATACCAATCTTTTAGATCTAGCTTCTGGGAACTTTCCGGTAATGGGTCGTGAAAAAAAGCGCCTTCCGCGTGTAATGACGGTTCCAGGGGTTATTTCTGAGCTTGATGACGATCAGGCCAATAGTGTATCATCAGACGTTCCATCCTCGCTTGCTCAGGACCGTATTATTATTGTCGCTAATCAGCTCCCTGTGAAAGCTAAGCGTAGACCTGATAATAAAGGGTGGAGTTTTAGTTGGGACGAGGACTCATTGTTATTACAGCTGAAGGATGGTTTACCTGAAGATATGGAGGTTCTGTATGTAGGGTCTTTGAGGATTGATGTTGATTACAGTGAACAAGATGATGTGTCGCAGGTTTTGCTGGATAGGTTTAAGTGTGTCCCAGCTTTTTTACCGCCTGACATTTTGTTAAAGTTTTACCATGGGTTTTGTAAACAGCATTTGTGGCCGCTTTTTCATTACATGCTTCCCTTCTCGGCGAATCATGGTGGGCGGTTTGATCGATCTTTGTGGGAGGCATATGTGGCAGCAAATAAGATTTTCTCGCAAAGGGTGATCGAGGTTATAAACCCTGAAGATGACTATGTTTGGATTCATGATTACCATTTGATGGTGCTGCCTACCTTCTTGAGGAGGAGGTTCAATAGGCTGAGAATGGGGTTTTTTCTCCACAGTCCATTTCCTTCATCAGAGATATATAGGACTCTGCCTGTGAGGGAAGAGATCCTCAAGGCACTTCTGAATTCGGATCTAATTGGTTTCCACACTTTTGATTATGCTCGGCATTTCCTGTCTTGTTGTAGCCGAATGTTGGGTTTGGAGTATCAGTCGAAAAGGGGTTATATTGGTTTGGAATATTATGGAAGGACTGTGGGGATAAAAATCATGCCGGTTGGGATTCACATGGGGCAGATTGAATCTGTTTTGAAACTTGCAGATAAGGAGTGGAGGGTGGGGGAGCTCAAACAACAGTTTGAAGGAAAAACTGTACTTCTTGGGGTTGATGATATGGACATATTTAAAGGTGTCAATTTGAAACTGCTGGCAATGGAACAGATGTTGAAGCAGCACCCGAAGTGGCAAGGAAGGGCAGTTTTAGTACAGATTGCAAACCCTGCTAGGGGAAGAGGGAAAGATCTTGAGGAAATACAGGCTGAAATACAGGCAAGTTGCAAGAGGATTAACAAAAATTTTGGCCAACCTGGGTATGAACCGATTGTCTTCATTGACAGACCAATTTCTCTCAGTGAACGAGTGGCATATTACACTATTGCCGAGTGCGTTGTGGTCACAGCTGTGAGGGATGGAATGAATCTTATACCTTATGAGTACATTGTTTGCAGGCAGGGTGTTTCTGGGTCTGAGTCAAGTTCAGAATTGAGTGCGCCCAAGAAGAGCATGCTAGTAGTATCAGAGTTCATTGGCTGTTCACCTTCACTGAGTGGTGCAATTCGGGTCAACCCATGGAACGTTGAAGCAACTGCTGAGGCAATGAATGAGTCAATTTCAATGGTTGATGCCGAGAAGCAGTTGCGCCATGAGAAGCATTATAGGTATGTGAGCACACATGATGTGGCATTCTGGGCAAGGAGCTTTTTCCACGATATGGAAAGGACTTGCAAGGACCATTTCAGAAGACGTTGTTGGGGAATTGGTTTGAGCTTTGGTTTCAGGGTTGTGGCACTGGATCCTAGTTTCAGAAAGTTGTCTATTGATTCCATTGTGTCTGCATATTCAAGGTCCAGAAATAGGGCTATACTTTTGGATTATGACGGTACCGTAATGCCCCAAACTTCCATCAACAAGACCCCAAGTCAACAGGTTATCTCAATCATAAACATGCTTTGTAGTGATGTTAAAAACAATGTGTTTGTTGTCAgtggaagaggaagagagagttTAGGCAAGTGGTTTTCTCCTTGCAAGAAACTTGGAATTGCTGCTGAACATGGTTACTTCATGAG GTGGCCTGGGGAAGAGGGTTGGGAAACCTGCGGACAGAGCAATGATTTTGGGTGGACACATATGGCTGAGCCTGTTATGAAACTGTATACTGAATCCACTGATGGTTCTTATATTGAAACTAAGGAGAGTGCCTTGGTTTGGCACCATCGGGATGCAGACCCTGGTTTTGGATCCGGCCAGGCTAAGGAGATGTTGGACCATCTAGAAAGTGTCCTAGCAAATGAACCCGTTGCTGTTAAAAGTGGTCAGTACATTGTTGAAGTGAAGCCACAG GGAGTCAGTAAAGGTTTGGTTGCAGAAAAGATTTTCACAGCAATGATGGAGAGAGGCAAGCAGGCTGATTTTGTACTCTGTATCGGTGATGACCGATCTGATGAGGACATGTTTGAGATCATTGGCAATGCAATTAATAGTGGTGTCCTCTCTTCTAATACATCCGTATTTGCGTGCACTGTTGGACAGAAGCCAAGTAAAGCCAAGTACTATTTGGATGACACAACAGAGGTCATAAACATGCTTGAAGCTCTTGCAGAGGCTTCAGACCCAACATCCTCCCCGAGTGATGAAGATGAAAATTCCCCTTGA